TACAAATATGTGGCGGGCCGGTGATACATTTGCATTCTaaactattatttaactaaaaccaTAATTCTAAATAGGATTGTTATATTTCAtagaattatgaattacttaaaacaatcaTTCAGTCAAAATAAAGAGAAAAAGACCTCGAAGTACACAGCCACAAGGAGTAAGTGTACGTAGTATTTAGTActatatgtatatagttatcACATAACCATTTTGTCCTAAAAGCCTTTTTCCTAACTTTTATGAAGTTGTTAAGAAAACGTATAACCTTGCGGTGCAGCATGGTTCCAATTTTATCTTTGATCATTCGACATATGATTCGACATTTGGTATTTTAGGTTATAtattgtatggagatgacaccTGTCAGCGTACCCTTCTAgtttaaaaaatactataaatgtCAATGTCCCAGACCGCATACGAGGAgttaacccttttccaggcataGTACGATTTATCGACCACACACGCGATGCGCCAATACAATTTCCACCTTAACAATCCGATTTAAGGTTCTAATTAGATTGGACTTTTGGAAAATGTGACTTCTACAAATCAAAACTGTCCAGTTGGAATATATTTGCATTTTTTGAGAAAACCTTGTAGATTGGTACGGCCTGGAAAGAGGGCGAGGAGCATAGTGTGGCTGTATTATAACGGTGTTACTCATAATTTATTAGTCATAAACGTCTACTaaattaatcagctgatgatcatcgtttgtccctctctgtgacataacgacagatagggatacACGACGATCACCAACTAATTAGGTTAGCAGccacagttttgaatgattcacggttagttccactagacttatatagaccgggatGTGAACCAGTGACATCCGAATCAAACTCGCGTAGTGACATTGTGAGTGTAGTGTGCTTGCATAGACCAACAAGTGTGAACGCGAACGAACCAACGAGTGTGGACGCGTCTGGTGGTAGCGCTGCGTTCGCTTTCAACGTTAAATGAGGGTAGACCGAGcgcggtctacacaactttgacacccacccgcagttacccgtgaacaagatgcatgtaactgcgtcgaaatatcgggagctcgaaaacaatactaaaggtaatcacggtcacagactaaataatagtactaggtacatatggttcactctctaacaaaatgtGTCTATTACGAcatatatgaccgctaggtggcgcaagcgcgagcaggcgtccgttccgtagcggtgcgcggcaactactatggctagacaccaaaattggtgttggccgcatgtacttatagcgacgcgacgaaatcgcggagtgagccacgcctgtcacGGTTCACATCCcggtatatacagtgtgtaaatccaatacgggcgaatatttaaacggtggttagcataggacgtaataaaaagtatattgagatagattttacttagaaatgcattgaaaattttaaccatacaaaataattcggcccgcaatgtaatacaccacacacgttacgggatacgagctttttaaagtaactgtcaacggttgttggcagttactatgaaaagctcgtatctcgtaatgtcattatcatcttctgtttcttaatgtttacagtacattgctgctcggtacatgtggaaaaaattaatcacggggtcataattaagtgtgacttaaaaaaacatcttaattaatgataagacgggtaaattctatatctggtttaatttattgcccgtatttgacttacacactgtataagtgtaagttagcagccgttgaTGAAGTGTTTACTTGAGCCGCTGCAGCAGCGTGCTGTTGGCGAGGTTGGCCTGCTGCACGGTGGCGGCGTCGGCCAGCTCGGCGGGCGGGTAGGAGGTGAGCAGCAGGAACGGCCGCGCCCGGTAGGCGGGCTCGGCGCGCGACACGAACTGCCGCAGCTCCGCCACCGTGTGCGACAGGTTGAACCGGCCCGCCACGCGGGTGCCGTCCGCTAGCCGGAACTGGAAATAATCTTCATGTCAGATACAGGTTTTTCTCgctaactgtacttttctttcaacacacatcgagataattctaacaaacccaaacataatggtatcatcttgggtggTCCCAttagtttttcgtcaagttcttaaattagtcctattctgctttcgtcactcattctacattgaaagccaccgacgattgtgacgaatgtagaatgagtgacgaaagcagaataggactaatttaagaacttgacgaaaaacgaatgggacgacccaagatgataccaacATAATTAGGTTgccttgttttatcacagagttcctacggCTACCTCTTGTGTCCATCGTcggcatcatcagatcagctcgacggtaccataatattgtttcattgttacccaacttacataatttCTAACCTCAAGATATAATAATCCCAACACGACGTCCATTCGTAAAATATTTGGAAATGAGTTGGAGCTTTTCAATTTACGCATACAATGCCATATGATATGATATTCAACCCTATTGAcggctattaaagttcaaatttaaacaaatattttttattacatgcagtAAAGGCATCATAAATACTATGATGCCTTAACTTATTACTCGATTAACCACCTTGAAACAATTAAGCACCACTTCTGACAGGTTTCGAGAAAAAAGTATGTTCAATGGTTTACTCCGGGTCGCCGAGTAGATTTTTGTCGTGTTACCATAGAGATGTAACCCCTATATCCTGGGACTGTATAGTCATGTATACCTGTATGGAGGTGGCGGGCTGCGTGTCGTCGAGCTGCACGGCGGCCTGCGCGGCGCGCGTGTTGGCGTCGCGGTCCGGCgtgcccgccgccgccggcgcgcCCACCACTGGTGGCGTCGGACTGAAGCACAAACGTTTTTATATACTTCGGGTtaaagaatttttttattttctcaaaaagaaATTTACATTTCACTTATATGAGAAACATTTTTTCATAACATTTGatgaataggtacataaaattttatattatttataaattgcgTAGAtaaagattttaaattttacaatatttaatgtTTGCTTCGACAAACATGCATTATTATAATACGATAattgaaaaacaataattattatttacttgattTTACTTGATGgtaaacctaaccttttttagggttccgtacccaaagggtaaaaacgggaccctattactaagactccgctgtccgtccgtccgtccgtccgtctgtcaccaggctgtatctcacgaaccgtgctagctagacagttgaaattttcacagatgatgtatttctgttgccgctataacaacaaatactaaaaacagaataaaataaagatttaagtgcggctcccatacaacaaacgtgatttttgaccgaagttaagcaacgtcgggcggggtcaggacttggatgggtgaccgttttttttgcttgttttgctctattttttgttgatggtgcggaatcctccgtgcgcgagtccgactcacacttggccggtttttatttaagcatctttttcttcttcttttcctTGTCCTTTTCCCattatttggggtcggctctcctaattATGTTTCGCCAGGCTTCACGGTCCTGGGCCGtctcagccctagtagcacggtcgcatttttatcgtttatctccatgtctgtcacgttctaacaagtatgtaagtgcgaaagtgacgggcatagtgatagtcgataaaaatggaaccgtgctgagcccgcagatgtGATTTGGGCTTCTTCCATCCCTCTTGACTGTTGCCAGCCATGTCAGTCGGGGTCTTCCTCGTCGTGATTGTGTGGGGAACATATCTAGCACCTTACGTGTCATATGTTCGGGTTCTCGGCGCATGACGTGTCCGAACCACCGGAATCGCCCTTCGGTTAATTTTTTAAGCATCATATTGCTTTACAAGAATTATGTAAAATTGGATTTTTGaagtatatgtgacgttccacggcaaaaggtaccttatggcagttggcgcttacgtcgcatagcgccgcaataataatagcgcgcggcggcggggcggcgttaataatagtgtaagcgccaacggccataaggtacctttatccgtgggacgtcacatataacGGGTTAAATAGCACTAATTGACTAGCACGTTAtcttttcgcggattagcaaagtagTTTAGgctttaatttataaatatcattCCCGCACCCAAAACCCAGGGGTATATTTATTACACAACaacataaaatcgattttaacccttaaatgcatagtatTGCCAAATATCTACAAAGCAtaagacagctcacagattaagggttaaacaaattctatttgttcctgtgtattatttcaatagtaaaactaatcaattttccgaattattacataaatttacgcagtattttaatttataaaaattacatttgtttatacaCGAAATATcagaaaacttggaaaaacctggaagttgatgatttttaagcatattattttgggcagatttttcggggtttgtaattattttatatttacaaactttatcataagaacatcataaatagtgtacctttctgatggcagttaagatttttcctataccctttactaatatagctatatatttccaaaaatatgatttagcctatgcaacttttaacactgatttcgcagtgaaaatagataatatgtgatacatatattaatttcgggcaaaaagaaaaaatcatgcctTTAAGGGTTAAGATTAAACATGAGGTTTAACTTGGAAGAGTTAAGTGATTGaggatgtatgtatgtataagcaAATCTCTGTTCTAGCATAGAGAaagaaatacatagagtgctcactccatacatcagttagtaccaaaaagactattagcatctagcatcgagtagcggaactatcagtactgctacttgacaatagatgtcgccaccgaccggaaagtcttacgctgttgagataagactttccggtcggtgctacatctattgtcaagtagcagtactgatagttccgctactcgatgctagatgtagacactgaaattaatagtctgaactgatgtatggagcagggatcggaaccggttttttgcaaaaacatagaaataaccatatttttcgaattattttatactcgaaatgtagcactcagttgtgtttttaggttacgacttcgtattattagattgcccaattagaaatgaagtaattagcaaagaacgaaaaaataccgtttccgttcccatacaaaaaataccggtatccgatccctggtatggagtgagcactctatgtatttttttctctatggttcaagTCACATTGTTAACATACCTGCCGAGCATCTGGCCCTTGCCGGCGAAGGCGTGCGACTTGGCCGCGGGCGCGGGCTCGTGCCGCCGGTCCTCCAGCGACACGCGCACCGCGCCAGCGCCACCCAGGCTCGCCGGAATTTCCCTGCAACCACGTCCATCCATCATTCAAATTATTTCCAGTAACCTTGGTGATGATAATTTcctaaacaattttttaaagATTATATCGGCGAGCTTTCGGTTTGAATCTAGGAAATAAAATTCTGCCAAACTCTAATGTGTCATGGGAATGAGGGCTAGCCAGTGAACGAATATttaccatggaagtattctgtccgctcaattatgacccaacgtaaagtattcgattgtaggcggtacTTACgaactgttcgattggcaacttcagttcgaccgagatgacagtcagtgacggatggctaaattggtttataaaaacaacGTCTTTTTGTAATTAAGAATGTCTTCATgggtcgtgaagtggtgcagaagttattttagttcataccaaggacagtggaatcacttttcacgtgtagtaaacagataacttcagtaaaatttggaataaacatgacgacattttttcaatactaccgtgctaagctaaaacgtaacaactgcatacgactttcttaacaacatacgacattttaaattgcgaggataatagggatggtattatgccaaatgaagtagactattttattaacttgtgtttgatttaggtattttctatatacctaaatataaatgtagtaataaattccttcttacagatttgtattttccttttttatttcatgggatggagctataaaaaaactacctagttatttcaaattaataatcaaatttggtattgtcattttacattactttctattcagattcccacaagatgctattcgcagagaactatggaaaaaagctgtccaattagagagacatgaaattgagtggatgcctggcaagatatctagaatatgttctattcatgagataacccgtgagataattatacccggtctcctatatgtagatacattttttctatcacgttttcactgaattaatttaacaaatacacacgtTATGTTGATCATTtcaatccaccctctactgtcacatatatgctctctcaagccatttcagtcagtagaaaagagcagaaaatttagaaaatgtaagcgcgcgaacggttatggtcccatataaaattttaatttcgcgcctttttctactgacaaacttgcttaaccggctatatacatataaaatatttccattggaactgaaagtggggatttattgtgactccgcctgttcaaatatttttgacccgattcgtgtacccatataaattttgcaggctgtatagccggtccgatttctaagatcaagttcgccatacatttataaactattatttattatggcgtgcttgatcttagaaaaacggacagaccgtgacttcgcactgccatattATACCtagctataaaaaaatacttattatacctagcggaatacatttatacaacaatgaatatttacttatgttgagttagtctgtcatttcataacaacattttaactagttatcttttaatctgcattaaattattatacgtgaattatttgactggttcttcaatgtatggcataaacctatccctgtccaagtcatattctaatcaaatatgaaccgcgaactctcagcggccagtacgtacagcaagaaggttattagcggattaatgtcgctgattggtagttattgacattatatgcatttcatctacacttagctgtgtacgttagtgtaatagagacaggctctgtaaacgtatcgtcttatttaaatgtaggcgtaattgtgtatgtgtgctaatttggcccgagaatttgaacggtaatgttcccaaaggcggtttccttGTATATCCGTTCACTGGGGCTAGCGGTTTTTTGCTCACCATTTGGCGCCACTGTTGATGGTAGAACAGAAAAACAGATCTCAAAATTCTTCtatgcttatttttataaaatcagTAATATACACAAAGGTTTTTATTCAACCTGTTTAATTTTGCATAATATCTAAGTTGgcacttttttttaaaacattcaCATTTAATGAGCTATATCTATTGTTTACCATGATTATAATCAAAGATGGACAAAGATTTACCACAACTATGAATAAGTGAAAAAAGCTTTAAAAAAGCTTGAAACCCCCAAAACTTCTATGCATTTGACATTTTGAAAGACCTCCATCTCCACTAGCGCCCCTAGCGGCGAAGTTACACGCGGTAGCCCTCATTGGCGGATGATTTCTCAATCCTCCGTGCTCCGGGTCGGTGTAGGAGCGCACGGGGCCCTCGTCCACGGTGAAGCCCTCTCTGTACAGGCGCGGATGTCTACTGCTGTCTGTGTGTCACTGTACAACCCTCACCCTCGGCGTATGCTGTCTAAGAACTCCGCGTGCTCCGGGTCGGTGTAGGAGCGCACGGGGCCCTCGTCCACGGTGAAGCCCTCTCTGTACAGGCGCGGATGTCTACTGCTGTCTGTGTGTCACTGTACAACCCTCACCCTCGGCGTATGCTGTCTAAGAACTCCGCGTGCTCCGGGTCGGTGTAGGAGCGCACGGGGCCCTCGTCCACGGTGAAGCCCTCTCTGTACAGGCGCGGATGTCTACTGCTGTCTGTGTGTCACTGTACAACCCTCACCCTCGGCGTATGCTGTCTAAGAACTCCGCGTGCTCCGGGTCGGTGTAGGAGCGCACGGGGCCCTCGTCCACGGTGAAGCCCTCTCTGTACAGGCGCGGATGTCTACTGCTGTCTGTGTGTCACTGTACAACCCTCACCCTCGGCGTATGCTGTCTAAGAACTCCGCGTGCTCCGGGTCGGTGTAGGAGCGCACGGGGCCCTCGTCCACGGTGAAGCCCTCTCTGTACAGGCGCGGATGTCTACTGCTGTCTGTGTGTCACTGTACAACCCTCACCCTCGGCGTATGCTGTCTAAGAACTCCGCGTGCTCCGGGTCGGTGTAGGAGCGCACGGGGCCCTCGTCCACGGTGAAGCCCTCTCTGTACAGGCGCAGGCGCACGGCGCGGATGTCCTCCCCTTGCGACTGCGCGCCCGGCGCCGACACTGGCTCGTGGTCGTCTGATGTCTGTCCTAAAATTACACTCGCATATGTAAAGTGTAATTggaatacataatatttataaagtaatTCAATAACAAAGCTTAATACAATTTAATGTGATTGGATGGCCGTGCGTGGACCTTATCTCTACGATATAAGATCTACGCATGGTTATAGTTGAGTGTGATGCTGTCTCGCAAGATAGATTtaagatacatacatataagtaaatTTATGTTCCTAATGCTAACTTGTTACTATTAATAATTAGTGTACCTAATTTAGCTTAAGATTACTCTAGAGCgcaccgccaacaaactgtctcacagtttggcgaaacattagattaaggtactaaaatgctgtattttatgtaaaattttcaataaaaaaaaaaaaaaaaaaaaaaaatatttacaaaaggattttttttatcgaaatatatttttctaaaatctTGTCTGCCAgatttgaaattattgttttaaaaccATTTGTATCTTTTTTAATAGGACCTATTGGAAATTagataagaagaaaaaaaatttaaactgaaTATGAAATGTTTGTAGacatattacaaaaatataatgtaacaaTTGAATTCTTACCAAGTCTGTAGCCAGTACCGCTGAAAGCGCCACCGCGGCCTCGGCTGGCCGTCGTTGGCTCGTCTTCAAATACCACGGCCCCACGTCTGGTGTGGATCAAACAAACAAGTACAAGATTAGTATGAACCTGCcaacctacatatattatatacttatacttaggtcatactgaaaattcctggactggccacttagaaaaaataagttttctcatatatcagaatccagaaactttcagtatgacccacATATAAAAAGTTCTGTTTAGATACTGACACAATACACAGCCTAAACCTTTGAAGATGGAACCTTGACATTTGAACCATGTATCCTTCTTTTCCcctatgttatttttatttgattgtttttgaAATTTAAACCCTACGGGGCTAAAAATATGGTTACAAGTTTTTATCTAGTTAAAAAGGCCCCATGTTTAAATTCAAATACTCACTCTCTCACACTTTTGAACATCTCAGTGACTATGTCCTTCCTGTTCTTGCCTGGGCCAATGATCTGTTGGCCAGACCTTTCTGACCCGCCGGCGTAGAATGCTTGCCCTGAAACAATAAGAGATagatttacgtaatttattctGAAATATATCCAATAAGCCATTATATAGGTCTCCAATCTACAGCCACATAGAGGGCCTCCTTCTGTCAAAAGGGTTGGACTCCCCTGCTATGCCTACACAGTAAAATCTGTATTTAGTCCCTGCCAATGCTAATAATAGTAAGGAGTAGTAATTTTGACACTGTGATCAACATATTGATTAGTctgtttctaaatttaaaaccaaCAAGTATCCAGTAGGCATGTAAGAATCTTTCCCACCCACAATTTATTGCAACAAATAAGAGCAAAAAAATTATGGCAGTGTTAACCCTTTCACCGCCAAAGACTTTAGGTGTGCATTGACAGCCTAATAGGGATAGGAGTGGCATTCAAGGGGTTAAGCTAGTAATTATCAAGACTGTATGTTGTATATTGACACACCAAGTGTTTTTGCCATTCTTCAGGACATTCTCAGTTTTATTATCAGGGACctattacataataatatacaagCTAATActattagtaattttacatacaaaattgcTAATTGTattagtttgtattttattatgcaataggccccagaAAAGTCCTTAAGTAAGAATGTTTCTCATACAAAACTGAGAATGTTCTTGAGAAATGCATGTCACTTAACACACCTTTATCACTTTCTCCTTTCAATCTTGCAATTTCTGCCTTCAGAGCTTGATTCTCATTTGTCAATATGCTAATTTTCTCTTTCAATTGTTTTATCTCATCTTCAGGAGATAAACTCTCATTAACAACATCTGTACGGTCCGAGTAACTTTTGCTAGTTGATGGATAATCCATACTTTTACTTGTTGATGGCATGTTTTCATTATAAGTATTCTTTTTGGAACATGAAGCAATGTCACAACATACATCATAGTCTTTTTCTGTTTCCCAAACTGCTTGCACTGATGCCAAAAGATTCTGTTTAAAGAGCTGACTCATACACtgatttttttaagtgaaatCAGTACCAAATGATCTTAATGCTATTAAT
The sequence above is a segment of the Cydia amplana chromosome 2, ilCydAmpl1.1, whole genome shotgun sequence genome. Coding sequences within it:
- the LOC134660265 gene encoding NSFL1 cofactor p47, producing the protein MSANKEDTLRQFCDVTGADETRSRFFLESSNWQLDVALSSFYEHGGSVDEAPIPTVAPASLPTLSDSDMESPPASPVRQKKEKKKPTGNFATLGSLQQESSSDEDEGQAFYAGGSERSGQQIIGPGKNRKDIVTEMFKSVRERGAVVFEDEPTTASRGRGGAFSGTGYRLGQTSDDHEPVSAPGAQSQGEDIRAVRLRLYREGFTVDEGPVRSYTDPEHAEFLDSIRRGEIPASLGGAGAVRVSLEDRRHEPAPAAKSHAFAGKGQMLGSPTPPVVGAPAAAGTPDRDANTRAAQAAVQLDDTQPATSIQFRLADGTRVAGRFNLSHTVAELRQFVSRAEPAYRARPFLLLTSYPPAELADAATVQQANLANSTLLQRLK